The proteins below come from a single Isoptericola dokdonensis DS-3 genomic window:
- the thrB gene encoding homoserine kinase, producing the protein MRLGADRVHVRVPATSANLGPGFDALGLALGIHDEVEVRLVASDEITVEVVGEGAGEVPGGADHLVVRALQHTLELAGAPLTGLHMRCVNRIPHGRGLGSSAAAVVSGIVAARGLLADPGALDLATMLRVATEFEGHPDNAAPALRGGATVAWIGAQGPRAVDLEIDPRISATVLVPDVRLATSRARGVLPAQVPHGDAAFTAGRAALLVESLARRPELLLDATEDRLHQDYRAGVMAGTSELVRTLRGHGLAATVSGAGPTVLVLTTPAQAEALDAVLADTVDAVAGWRAVRPGIDRTGATSSSDSMA; encoded by the coding sequence ATGAGGCTCGGCGCCGACCGCGTCCACGTCCGCGTCCCCGCCACCAGCGCCAACCTGGGGCCGGGCTTCGACGCGCTGGGCCTGGCGCTCGGCATCCACGACGAGGTGGAGGTGCGGCTCGTCGCCAGCGACGAGATCACGGTCGAGGTCGTCGGCGAGGGGGCGGGGGAGGTGCCCGGCGGCGCCGACCACCTGGTGGTGCGGGCGCTGCAGCACACGCTCGAGCTGGCGGGGGCGCCGCTGACGGGCCTGCACATGCGGTGCGTGAACCGCATCCCGCACGGTCGCGGGCTGGGGTCGTCGGCCGCGGCGGTCGTGTCGGGGATCGTGGCGGCCCGCGGCCTGCTCGCCGACCCGGGCGCGCTGGACCTCGCCACGATGCTGCGCGTCGCGACGGAGTTCGAGGGGCACCCCGACAACGCCGCGCCGGCGCTGCGCGGCGGCGCGACGGTCGCCTGGATCGGTGCCCAGGGCCCGCGGGCCGTCGACCTGGAGATCGACCCGCGCATCTCGGCGACGGTGCTCGTGCCGGACGTGCGGCTCGCGACCAGCCGGGCGCGCGGCGTCCTGCCGGCGCAGGTCCCGCACGGCGACGCGGCGTTCACCGCGGGTCGGGCCGCCCTGCTCGTGGAGTCGCTCGCGCGGCGCCCCGAGCTCCTGCTGGACGCGACCGAGGACCGCCTGCACCAGGACTACCGGGCGGGCGTCATGGCGGGGACCTCCGAGCTGGTGCGCACGCTGCGGGGCCACGGGCTCGCCGCGACGGTCTCCGGTGCCGGTCCGACGGTGCTGGTCCTGACCACGCCCGCACAGGCGGAGGCGCTGGACGCGGTGCTCGCGGACACCGTGGACGCGGTCGCCGGGTGGCGCGCCGTCCGCCCCGGGATCGACAGGACCGGGGCGACGTCCAGCAGTGATAGCATGGCCTGA